A part of Curtobacterium sp. MCLR17_036 genomic DNA contains:
- a CDS encoding NUDIX domain-containing protein: MTATPGLRRTSRILLLDPAGRVFLMDTNAPSSDGFHRWITPGGGVDPGESHRDAAIRELREETGIVIDEPGEPVWSWDFAVDWDQADHDRGHSEFYVVRTTGFTLSDAGWTDDERVDILGARWWTADELEATAESFEPAELPGLVRRHRA; this comes from the coding sequence ATGACCGCGACGCCCGGCCTCCGCCGAACCTCACGCATCCTGCTCCTCGACCCGGCGGGCCGGGTGTTCCTGATGGACACCAACGCGCCGTCGTCGGACGGGTTCCACCGTTGGATCACGCCCGGTGGCGGCGTCGACCCGGGGGAGAGCCACCGGGACGCGGCGATCCGGGAGCTCCGCGAGGAGACCGGCATCGTCATCGACGAGCCGGGGGAGCCGGTCTGGTCGTGGGACTTCGCGGTGGACTGGGACCAGGCCGACCACGATCGGGGCCACTCCGAGTTCTACGTGGTGCGCACCACGGGCTTCACACTGTCCGACGCCGGGTGGACCGACGACGAGCGGGTCGACATCCTCGGGGCCCGGTGGTGGACCGCCGACGAACTCGAGGCGACGGCCGAGTCGTTCGAGCCGGCCGAACTGCCGGGGCTCGTGCGTCGGCACCGCGCCTAG
- a CDS encoding NAD-dependent epimerase/dehydratase family protein, whose amino-acid sequence MQVFITGGTGLVGTAVVHELTTHGHHVTGLARSDRAAAVLAEQGAESIRGDLGELDAVRRAAADADGVVHLAFRNDFGSAGALAAAIAEETAAIETIGATLRGTGKPFVVVSGTPWIAGRASTEADPLPVDGPVGGRGRTVQAALGLAQHGVRVSAVRLPRTVHADGRGGFAGLLTGMARDAGVSGYPGDGTQRWPAVHARDAAVLFRLALEAAPAGTAWHAVADEGDAVRDIAAVIGRRLGLPVESVPAERFGPIGPVFAMDQPASSAHTRAELGWEPSHPSLLADLERLEP is encoded by the coding sequence ATGCAGGTCTTCATCACCGGCGGTACCGGACTCGTCGGCACCGCCGTCGTCCACGAACTCACGACGCACGGGCACCACGTCACCGGACTCGCCCGTTCCGACCGGGCCGCCGCCGTCCTGGCCGAGCAGGGTGCGGAGAGCATCCGGGGCGACCTCGGCGAGCTGGACGCCGTCCGTCGAGCAGCAGCCGACGCCGACGGGGTCGTCCACCTGGCCTTCCGGAACGACTTCGGCTCCGCTGGTGCCCTCGCCGCCGCGATCGCCGAGGAGACCGCCGCGATCGAGACGATCGGGGCGACGTTGCGCGGCACCGGCAAGCCGTTCGTCGTGGTGTCCGGCACCCCGTGGATCGCCGGTCGCGCGTCGACCGAGGCGGATCCGCTGCCGGTCGACGGACCGGTCGGCGGCCGGGGTCGCACGGTGCAGGCCGCGCTCGGTCTGGCACAACACGGGGTACGGGTGAGCGCCGTCCGACTCCCCCGCACCGTGCACGCGGACGGCCGGGGCGGCTTCGCCGGCCTGCTCACCGGGATGGCCCGCGACGCCGGGGTGTCCGGCTACCCCGGTGACGGCACCCAGCGGTGGCCGGCCGTCCACGCACGGGACGCCGCGGTGCTCTTCCGGCTCGCACTCGAGGCAGCGCCGGCCGGCACGGCGTGGCACGCGGTCGCGGACGAGGGCGACGCGGTCCGCGACATCGCCGCTGTCATCGGTCGTCGGCTCGGACTGCCGGTCGAGTCCGTGCCGGCCGAGCGCTTCGGCCCCATCGGCCCGGTGTTCGCCATGGACCAGCCGGCCTCGAGCGCCCACACCCGTGCGGAACTCGGCTGGGAGCCGTCCCACCCGTCGCTGCTGGCGGACCTGGAGCGCCTCGAACCCTGA
- the dhaL gene encoding dihydroxyacetone kinase subunit DhaL, producing the protein MALDTAWAIDWVRRTAATIDEHRAELVTLDREIGDGDHGENLDRGFRAVVEAVDAGSFDTPGAVFKTVATKLISTVGGAAGPLFGTAYLKAAQAAGDASELDSDALVAVLTAARDGIVSRGKAEVGDKTMVDAWSAAVDAAATAATAGEPPERVLEAAADAAATGAESTDPLVARKGRASYLGERAIGHRDPGAQSSAYLLRAAVDAA; encoded by the coding sequence TTGGCGCTCGACACCGCATGGGCCATCGACTGGGTACGCCGCACCGCCGCGACGATCGACGAGCACCGGGCGGAGCTCGTGACGCTCGACCGCGAGATCGGCGACGGCGACCACGGTGAGAACCTCGACCGGGGCTTCCGTGCCGTGGTCGAGGCGGTCGACGCCGGGTCCTTCGACACCCCCGGCGCCGTCTTCAAGACCGTCGCGACGAAGCTCATCTCCACGGTCGGCGGGGCGGCCGGCCCGCTGTTCGGCACCGCCTACCTGAAGGCCGCACAGGCCGCCGGTGACGCGTCCGAGCTCGACAGCGACGCCCTGGTCGCCGTCCTCACCGCCGCCCGCGACGGCATCGTGTCGCGCGGCAAGGCCGAGGTCGGCGACAAGACCATGGTCGACGCCTGGAGCGCGGCCGTCGACGCCGCCGCGACCGCGGCCACCGCGGGGGAGCCGCCCGAGCGCGTGCTCGAGGCGGCCGCCGACGCTGCCGCCACCGGTGCCGAGTCGACGGACCCGCTCGTCGCCCGCAAGGGCCGTGCGAGCTACCTGGGGGAGCGCGCGATCGGGCACCGGGACCCGGGCGCGCAGTCGTCGGCGTACCTCCTGCGCGCAGCGGTGGACGCAGCGTGA
- a CDS encoding NfeD family protein, which translates to MNGIDWIQSTVWIGLVLLLGVVEVFTLDFIFIMLAAGAAGGLVAALLGAPWWLSAVIAAVLALVLLALVRPRLLLALGRGADPHRTNVDGLIGLPGTVAVAFTASAPGQVRLANGETWSARIAAGATDRTPPLGTPVVVESIEGSTAVVRLGERATS; encoded by the coding sequence GTGAACGGGATCGATTGGATCCAGAGCACAGTCTGGATCGGACTCGTACTGCTGCTGGGGGTGGTCGAGGTCTTCACGCTCGACTTCATCTTCATCATGCTCGCGGCCGGTGCCGCCGGCGGGCTCGTGGCCGCGCTGCTCGGCGCTCCGTGGTGGCTCTCCGCCGTCATCGCCGCCGTGCTGGCGCTCGTGCTGCTCGCGCTCGTGCGCCCCCGTCTGCTGCTCGCGCTCGGTCGCGGTGCGGACCCGCACCGCACGAACGTCGACGGCCTCATCGGACTCCCCGGCACCGTCGCCGTGGCCTTCACCGCGTCCGCTCCCGGCCAGGTGCGCCTGGCCAACGGCGAGACGTGGAGCGCCCGCATCGCCGCCGGTGCCACCGACCGCACACCGCCGCTCGGGACCCCCGTGGTCGTCGAGTCGATCGAGGGGTCGACAGCCGTCGTCCGCCTCGGAGAAAGGGCCACCTCGTGA
- a CDS encoding SDR family oxidoreductase, producing the protein MSNPLAPGSLADTRAVVTGSSRGIGADTVGYLAEAGAKVVVNYRNKAKRAEQIADKIIAGGGSALAVGADLTDHESVQGLVDTVVREWGGIDLLVLNASGGMESGLGEDYALRLNRDAQVDMLQTAVPHMPAGSRVVFVTSHQAHFIETAETMDEYVPVAKSKRAGELALRELVPQLEAAGIEFVVVSGDMIEGTITATLLNRLNPGAIEGRREEVGKLYSVSEFAAEIALAAVEPIPADHTKLVGDVSGFTR; encoded by the coding sequence GTGAGCAACCCCCTCGCCCCCGGATCCCTCGCCGACACGCGCGCCGTCGTCACTGGCTCGTCGCGTGGCATCGGTGCCGACACCGTCGGCTACCTGGCCGAGGCCGGTGCCAAGGTCGTCGTGAACTACCGCAACAAGGCGAAGCGTGCGGAGCAGATCGCCGACAAGATCATCGCCGGCGGAGGATCGGCCCTCGCCGTCGGCGCGGACCTCACCGACCACGAGTCGGTGCAGGGACTCGTCGACACGGTCGTCCGCGAGTGGGGCGGCATCGACCTGCTCGTCCTGAACGCCTCGGGCGGCATGGAGTCCGGCCTCGGCGAGGACTACGCGCTGCGCCTGAACCGCGACGCACAGGTCGACATGCTGCAGACCGCGGTGCCGCACATGCCCGCAGGGTCCCGCGTCGTGTTCGTCACGAGCCACCAGGCGCACTTCATCGAGACCGCCGAGACGATGGACGAGTACGTCCCGGTGGCGAAGAGCAAGCGCGCCGGCGAGCTCGCCCTGCGCGAGCTCGTGCCGCAGCTCGAGGCCGCCGGCATCGAGTTCGTCGTCGTCTCCGGCGACATGATCGAGGGCACGATCACCGCGACGCTGCTCAACCGGCTCAACCCGGGTGCCATCGAAGGGCGCCGCGAAGAGGTCGGCAAGCTCTACAGCGTCTCCGAGTTCGCCGCCGAGATCGCCCTGGCCGCCGTCGAGCCGATCCCGGCGGACCACACGAAGCTCGTCGGTGACGTCAGCGGCTTCACCCGCTAG
- a CDS encoding TetR/AcrR family transcriptional regulator, producing MARWEPGARERLVMAAAELFAEHGYDETTVTQIAERAGVTKSTLFRHFPDKREILVAGQATLSALLAEGVADAGESATPMQAVASGLRRASSVMQPWNRALGPSITAAIAANTELRERSMLKSAGLAVALSDALEARGTTPTTARVAAELGVLAFERGYTAWTDAPDGAEGDLEHHVIAALEELRVATESLG from the coding sequence ATGGCGCGATGGGAACCCGGGGCACGAGAGCGGCTCGTGATGGCCGCCGCCGAGCTCTTCGCCGAGCACGGCTACGACGAGACCACCGTGACGCAGATCGCCGAACGCGCCGGCGTGACGAAGAGCACGCTGTTCCGGCACTTTCCGGACAAGCGCGAGATCCTCGTCGCCGGCCAGGCGACCCTCAGCGCACTGCTGGCCGAGGGGGTGGCCGACGCAGGGGAGTCCGCGACACCGATGCAGGCCGTGGCGTCCGGGCTCCGCCGAGCATCGTCGGTCATGCAGCCGTGGAACCGCGCACTCGGACCGAGCATCACCGCCGCGATCGCTGCGAACACCGAACTCCGGGAGCGCAGCATGCTCAAGAGCGCCGGGCTCGCCGTCGCGCTGTCCGACGCGCTCGAAGCCAGGGGGACGACGCCGACGACGGCGCGGGTCGCCGCGGAGCTCGGTGTGCTCGCGTTCGAGCGGGGCTACACGGCGTGGACCGACGCCCCGGACGGCGCCGAGGGCGATCTCGAGCACCACGTCATCGCGGCACTGGAGGAACTCCGGGTCGCGACGGAGTCGCTGGGGTAG
- the dhaK gene encoding dihydroxyacetone kinase subunit DhaK, which yields MKKLINDPHDVVTESVRGFAAAHADRVVLVEDPVHLHRADAPVAGKVGLVSGGGSGHEPLHAGFVGHGMLDAAVPGPVFTSPTPDPIVAATQAVDAGAGVLHIVKNYTGDVLNFETAAELAEVEGIRVESVVVDDDVAVQDSLYTAGRRGVAGTVVVEKCAGAAAERGDDLDAVVAVARHVNQVTRSMGLALAPGTVPHAGEPSFTLGDDEVELGIGIHGEPGRERIPLAPADELVDRVLEPVLTDLDAPAGSRLLLFVNGMGGTPLSELYIAYRRAAEVLADRGYEVARSLVGDYVTSLEMQGFSITVTVLDDDLIALWDAPVDTPALRWGR from the coding sequence ATGAAGAAGCTCATCAACGACCCGCACGACGTCGTCACCGAGTCGGTGCGCGGCTTCGCGGCCGCCCACGCGGACCGGGTCGTGCTCGTCGAGGACCCGGTCCACCTGCACCGCGCGGACGCACCGGTCGCGGGCAAGGTCGGACTGGTCAGCGGTGGTGGGAGCGGTCACGAGCCACTGCACGCCGGGTTCGTCGGACACGGCATGCTCGACGCCGCCGTGCCCGGACCGGTGTTCACCAGCCCGACGCCCGACCCGATCGTCGCCGCCACCCAGGCGGTCGACGCGGGTGCCGGCGTCCTGCACATCGTGAAGAACTACACCGGCGACGTGCTCAACTTCGAGACCGCGGCCGAGCTCGCCGAGGTCGAGGGCATCCGCGTCGAGTCCGTCGTGGTGGACGACGACGTCGCCGTGCAGGACTCCCTGTACACGGCCGGTCGCCGCGGTGTCGCGGGAACCGTCGTCGTGGAGAAGTGCGCCGGCGCCGCCGCCGAGCGCGGCGACGACCTCGACGCGGTCGTGGCGGTCGCGCGCCACGTCAACCAGGTCACCCGCTCGATGGGGCTCGCACTCGCACCAGGCACCGTGCCGCACGCGGGGGAGCCGTCCTTCACGCTCGGCGACGACGAGGTCGAGCTCGGCATCGGCATCCACGGTGAACCGGGCCGCGAGCGCATCCCGCTCGCGCCGGCGGACGAGCTGGTCGACCGCGTGCTCGAACCCGTGCTCACGGACCTCGACGCACCGGCGGGGTCCCGGTTGCTGCTGTTCGTGAACGGCATGGGCGGCACGCCGCTGTCCGAGCTCTACATCGCGTACCGACGCGCCGCCGAGGTCCTGGCGGACCGTGGGTACGAGGTCGCGCGTAGCCTGGTCGGGGACTACGTCACGTCCCTCGAGATGCAGGGCTTCTCGATCACCGTCACGGTGCTCGACGACGACCTGATCGCCCTCTGGGACGCCCCGGTGGACACCCCGGCACTGCGCTGGGGGCGCTGA
- the dhaM gene encoding dihydroxyacetone kinase phosphoryl donor subunit DhaM, with amino-acid sequence MTVGLLVVSHSAAIATGTVELARQMAADVPMVAAGGTDDGGIGTSFDAVTAGIEELRPADAVVVLCDLGSAYLTTDTALDFLDDDDRARVHVSPAPLVEGAVAAAVAAQTGGDVDAVLAAAASATAASDAGESPLPGGPAPVASTAPVDGVAASTTAELVNESGLHARPAAEFVKTAARFEADVRVDGVDAKSLLGIMALALPKGAVVTIAASGADAQDAVDALAELVRSGFGE; translated from the coding sequence GTGACCGTCGGACTGCTCGTCGTCTCGCACAGCGCCGCGATCGCCACCGGGACCGTCGAGCTCGCCCGGCAGATGGCCGCGGACGTGCCGATGGTCGCCGCGGGCGGCACCGACGACGGTGGCATCGGCACCTCGTTCGACGCCGTCACCGCGGGCATCGAGGAGCTCCGGCCCGCCGACGCGGTCGTCGTGCTCTGCGACCTCGGCTCCGCCTACCTCACCACCGACACCGCGCTCGACTTCCTGGACGACGACGACCGCGCTCGGGTGCACGTCTCGCCGGCGCCGCTCGTCGAGGGTGCGGTCGCCGCAGCGGTGGCCGCCCAGACCGGCGGCGACGTCGACGCCGTCCTGGCAGCCGCCGCGTCGGCGACGGCGGCTTCCGACGCGGGGGAGTCGCCCCTGCCAGGAGGCCCGGCACCGGTCGCGTCGACCGCCCCGGTCGACGGGGTGGCCGCGTCCACCACCGCCGAGCTCGTCAACGAGTCCGGGTTGCACGCCCGCCCGGCGGCCGAGTTCGTGAAGACGGCCGCCCGCTTCGAGGCCGACGTCCGCGTCGACGGCGTGGACGCCAAGAGCCTGCTCGGCATCATGGCGCTCGCGTTGCCGAAGGGCGCCGTCGTCACTATCGCAGCCTCCGGCGCGGACGCGCAGGACGCGGTGGACGCGCTCGCGGAGCTCGTCCGGTCCGGCTTCGGCGAGTAA